A stretch of DNA from Cyprinus carpio isolate SPL01 chromosome A25, ASM1834038v1, whole genome shotgun sequence:
TGAGGACCATTATACTACCCTTGCTCTGCATCATTATGTTGATCTTTTAATAATTCTGACACACTTGTGTTTGAAGCATGTTGGTGATCTGATGTGGCCATGTTGCTCGTAAGTGGATTAGAAACTTCAGCAGGTCTGCCTCAGTCTCTTATATCCTCTTAATGAACGTCTGTAAGAACCAGTCATGCTGAGATTATGCTGTGTCATATGTGGGTTTCCTTTATGTGCCCTCAATTCTGGGTAGCTAACCATCATAAGTTGAAAACCTTATGACAACTGTTTCTGGCCTTAATTTTATACCCACATCCTGGACACGTGTACAACATTATTGTAGTTAACTGAGTGATTCATTTCTAACTGGATGAGCACACATTTCTTGGATATTGACAATAAGAGCTTTGAAAGTATTTGCCCTCACCAAAAATTGTTATGACTGCATTACATCTATGTTATTACATCTGTGCAttacaaaatgttgtttattaatattgtttattagttcattatttatcaaaatctaaacatgtttcttttaattgaatgccacttggtttgattttgttatataattaagtgatatacatttttattttttatttttatcaggaCCACTAGGCctatattgtcatttttttcatttttttgtgctttaataaAGAGATTTTTGTTTCGTAAATGACATTGTTGAGGGAATCAGAACAAAAAACTGTTCAAGCAATAAgaatgtgtttatatgtttaataaatataggTGACTTTAAAGGATTTTTCATGTTACAAACTGCATTTGGAAACAATTTTGCAGAATAAatttatattagattattttatcttttgaagcaaagaattttattgttatattttatctttatgtaaCGCAAACCATTGTAGAAGTTGCATGTTGCCAGTGAGCGCCACCTAGAGGTCACAAAGAAAATCGCtttcattttgacaaatgtttgGCTTGTCCAGACCAGTTTTGGTGAGTTTTACAGAAACCTTATGATTCTTGCAGATGTGAATGACTGTGCCGGCCAGCCCTGTCAGAACGGAGGCACCTGTCGAGATCTTGATGGCGATTTCACCTGTAAATGTCACTCGCCCTTTGTAGGAAAGCACTGCCATCTGCGTAAGTAGGACACTGCCAGTACACACATGTCCAGCTCCTGTACGCAAACTGTTTTTCACTTCATTTCCTCATATTTGGCTTTTCAGTTGGTGACTTCATTCACTACACAATGGCTATTTCTCTGCCCTGTGAATGCGGTCATCACACTgtttatccatctgtctgtcGGACAGTAAGCCTGTTTGTCTCCTGAGCACTAATATCTGCTAATGTCTGCATTTGGTTCCCAGGATGCATCTCTCTGCTGGGAATGGAAGGAGGAGGCATCGCAGAGTCTCAGATTTCTGCCTCTTCGGTGTACTACGCTATTCTGGGACTGCAGCGCTGGGGGCCCGAATTGGCCCGACTGAATAACAAGGGACTTGTTAATGCTTGGACCTCTGCGACACACGACAAGAACCCCTGGATCGAGGTAAACAAGTCTGTTCAGTTCATTGGTTAAATACATATTTGGAGTTCAAATATTATCtgtattcacccaaaaatgactcatttaatgattcattttataACAGGTCAACCTGCAGAGGAAGATGCGTTTCACTGGCATCATTACCCAGGGTGCCAGTCGCATGGGCACAGCCGAGTTCATCAAATCCTTCAAGGTAGCGTCGAGTTTGGATGGGCGAACCTACACCATGTACAGAGCTGAGGGCCAGAGCAACCACATGGTGATAATTCACAAatttttctgttctattttatttttagtggctGTTTTGGAATTTTGGGGTGTTTAACTGTGGAAACTTTTGGCCAGTTGTAGTtgctaaaatatgtatataaataattctcaCTCTGAAATATTGAAAGAGTTTCTGattatttcactgtttgtttggatcaccataattttaaatgtaatagtaatttgtattttttaaatgtaaaattatgggTCTGGGACAATATATTACTATGTTAATTACATAAttgattattgtgtgtgtgtgtgtgtgtatatatatatatatatttattgcatctttattatataatataataataactctAGTAATAATTTGAAAAGTTGCGAAAATGAAGACATTCAGTTTTCatgtgatcatatatatatattcttttaattaaaatcaaatcccTGGAACATAAAGGCGCCCAAATATGATCATTCAATAGCATTTTTCATACGTTTCTAGCCTgtaattatattatcatttttaaataactaatgaATGTATACATTTCTGTTCTTCAGATCTTTGTTGGTAATATGGACAATGATGGGACAAAGACCAATTTGTTCGACCCTCCAATCATAGCTCAGTACATACGAATCATTCCCGTTGTGTGCCGTACAGCGTGTACACTGAGAATGGAGCTGGTGGGCTGTGAACTCAACGGTAAagtcataattatatttttgcatgtttatacATTCTTATGAATAGAATTATGGAAGCCAAAAGACAAAACATCTCCACTAGAATATGGTTATACTGCTGTGGTTTAATGGAAGAAAAAGTGAGTAAGCAGCATCACAATTTGCACAATTTCCTGCTTGTCTATGTTTGTGGTGAAGTTAAGGacacttggatgagttaaatgcagagcactaattctgagtatgggacaccctTGGCtacatgtcatgtcactttataaaagtagggatgcactgatatatTAGATCATTTTGGCCGATaaaccaataattattttcaagttTTGGCATTCACATTGATAAATCAACATAATAAATTggtttttatacaatttatattaaatataaataaatgtatacaaatgtatgcaatttgataaattaattaaaaaaataaactgtattaaaaattatacaattaatttataaattatataattggtCAATTTTTAATGGCTGATATTAAATGTACTATGTTGAATGTACTAATGTTGAATATCAATGAtactgatcatttaaaaaaaactctaatacTGGGCGATATGGTACgttatatcatgcatccctacaTGAAAGTCTAATTTCTAATCAGTAAAACAGTGCAGATGTCAATGTTTCATTCACAGTATTGGCCACTTCACTGTTCCATCTGTGTCTCTCAGGCTGTCCATCACAGCACGCTTATTACACTGCCGGCTCTCGCCTGAATGTGCTTCACACACACCCCATCACACACAGCATCTTGCCGCTCACCTGCATGAAACTTGCTCAGCACTGATGTTGTTTGTGCTGCTTGTGCTGACACGCTTCCCATCCATCTCTCTGCCACTTCCTGTCTCCGTCCCATCTCTCTTTCTGTTGTCTCACTTCACAGTGTATTTGAACACGACAGGTTGCTCCGAGCCACTAGGTATCAAGTCACGGCTGATCGATGACAGGCAAATGACAGCTTCCAGCTCTTTCCGCACCTGGGGGATCGAGGCGTTCACCTGGCACCCACATTATGCTCGTCTGGACAAGCAAGGCAAGACCAACGCCTGGACAGCAGCCACTAACAGCCACTCCGAGTGGCTGCAGGTGAGATGACAAACTTGTAATGCTGTGAAGTGACAGAGTCActtcaaatatttacatgtgtaaaaTCTGGGGTATGTCTTAAACTGAATGAAGTCacaatttttaagatttttgtagttttatattttgtaaagagGCAATGCGAAGGCAAAATGCTGGTCgtataaaacaagatttttttattgtatggttttgtacacacacacacacagacacagacacacacacac
This window harbors:
- the LOC122135584 gene encoding EGF-like repeat and discoidin I-like domain-containing protein 3 isoform X1, with the protein product MRTFLSLFVSLPLFAACLLAVSVSTASGPCKPNPCKNDGFCEINTPRGDVFTEYVCKCPIGFDGIHCQNNVNDCAGQPCQNGGTCRDLDGDFTCKCHSPFVGKHCHLRCISLLGMEGGGIAESQISASSVYYAILGLQRWGPELARLNNKGLVNAWTSATHDKNPWIEVNLQRKMRFTGIITQGASRMGTAEFIKSFKVASSLDGRTYTMYRAEGQSNHMIFVGNMDNDGTKTNLFDPPIIAQYIRIIPVVCRTACTLRMELVGCELNVYLNTTGCSEPLGIKSRLIDDRQMTASSSFRTWGIEAFTWHPHYARLDKQGKTNAWTAATNSHSEWLQVDLLRPKRITGIITQGAKDFGNVQFVSAFKVSHSDDGKYWTILKDDKTKTDKIFPGNSDNNVHKKNVFEPPFYARFVRILPWAWHERITLRMELLGCDE
- the LOC122135584 gene encoding EGF-like repeat and discoidin I-like domain-containing protein 3 isoform X2 yields the protein MRTFLSLFVSLPLFAACLLAVSVSTASGPCKPNPCKNDGFCEINTPRGDVFTEYVCKCPIGFDGIHCQNNVNDCAGQPCQNGGTCRDLDGDFTCKCHSPFVGKHCHLRCISLLGMEGGGIAESQISASSVYYAILGLQRWGPELARLNNKGLVNAWTSATHDKNPWIEVNLQRKMRFTGIITQGASRMGTAEFIKSFKVASSLDGRTYTMYRAEGQSNHMIFVGNMDNDGTKTNLFDPPIIAQYIRIIPVVCRTACTLRMELVGCELNGCSEPLGIKSRLIDDRQMTASSSFRTWGIEAFTWHPHYARLDKQGKTNAWTAATNSHSEWLQVDLLRPKRITGIITQGAKDFGNVQFVSAFKVSHSDDGKYWTILKDDKTKTDKIFPGNSDNNVHKKNVFEPPFYARFVRILPWAWHERITLRMELLGCDE